In the genome of Catenovulum adriaticum, one region contains:
- a CDS encoding ABC transporter substrate-binding protein, which yields MMLARNNKGLNAQLNLLFFVLTLIFCQAAQATEKVYFYAWGGSPQVNQYLQWAKHTLQAQKNIELIHVKLTDTSDAVSRILAEKAAGNDKNGSVDLLWVNGENFASMLEHQLLAEPWLDELTHFKLTRPKQNPAVLRDFGMDTQKREAPWGKASLVFYYHSGLVAKPPKTLAEIMQWLKQYPHRFTYPKPPDFYANSFLKYAISVLNQTQPEAIQQMLYQPVNNKSFDQLSKPLWQFLDKLHPHLWRKGQYFPSSGAQMQRLIDDQEIYLSFTFTAAEIPAAVKQYNLPRKVRTYVMQDGSLSNIHFVAIPFNARHKQAAKQVADFLLSPQAQAKKQQIDIWGDQTVLDMAALSKQQQRLFVQNQAHPSALPTDAKVKLLSELHPSWVSRLNREWLKRYGVQ from the coding sequence ATGATGTTAGCGCGCAATAACAAAGGGTTGAATGCCCAACTTAATTTGCTTTTTTTTGTATTAACGCTGATTTTTTGTCAAGCAGCTCAGGCCACAGAAAAAGTTTATTTTTACGCTTGGGGCGGTAGCCCGCAAGTTAATCAATATTTGCAGTGGGCAAAACACACCTTACAAGCGCAAAAAAACATTGAGTTAATCCATGTTAAATTAACAGATACCAGTGATGCGGTTAGCCGGATATTGGCCGAAAAAGCCGCGGGAAATGACAAAAATGGCAGTGTCGACTTATTATGGGTTAATGGCGAAAATTTTGCGTCTATGCTTGAACATCAGTTATTAGCCGAGCCGTGGTTAGACGAATTAACACATTTTAAGTTAACCCGGCCAAAGCAAAATCCCGCAGTATTGAGAGATTTTGGAATGGATACCCAAAAGCGAGAAGCGCCTTGGGGTAAGGCTTCTTTGGTGTTTTATTATCACTCGGGTTTGGTCGCTAAGCCACCCAAAACCTTAGCTGAAATCATGCAATGGCTTAAACAATATCCGCATCGTTTTACTTATCCTAAACCACCTGATTTTTATGCAAACAGCTTTTTAAAATATGCCATTAGTGTGCTTAATCAAACGCAACCAGAAGCAATTCAACAAATGCTTTATCAACCCGTCAATAATAAAAGTTTTGATCAATTGAGTAAGCCGTTATGGCAATTTTTGGATAAATTGCATCCTCACTTATGGAGAAAAGGGCAGTACTTTCCATCAAGTGGTGCGCAAATGCAGCGCTTAATTGACGATCAAGAAATTTATTTATCTTTTACTTTTACCGCGGCTGAAATTCCTGCTGCGGTTAAGCAGTATAACTTGCCGCGTAAAGTGAGAACTTATGTAATGCAAGATGGCAGCTTAAGTAACATTCATTTTGTGGCTATTCCTTTTAATGCCCGACATAAACAAGCGGCTAAGCAAGTAGCCGATTTTTTATTATCGCCGCAAGCGCAGGCAAAAAAACAACAAATTGATATTTGGGGCGATCAAACGGTATTAGATATGGCGGCGCTTTCCAAACAGCAACAACGATTATTTGTGCAAAACCAAGCCCATCCGTCTGCTTTGCCTACAGATGCAAAGGTTAAGTTGTTAAGTGAACTGCATCCAAGTTGGGTTAGCCGTTTAAATCGTGAATGGTTAAAACGGTATGGGGTGCAATAA
- a CDS encoding DUF547 domain-containing protein has protein sequence MKIKYLLSLCLILSFYSKAQAEDNQDLHLLWDQILAQHVVKIAGGHATQFNYQALAQQPDRLDRYLNSLSAVSHKRFKQWHKNKQLAFLLNAYNAFTVKWIIKHYPVDSIRDTGGFFSSPWSKTFISLLGQTVSLDTIEHEWIRGNGQFNEPRIHFAVNCASVGCPALREQAYRAVQLNQQLEAQTVRFMSDSSRNYAKGKTLYFSSIFDWYDKDFEQGWQGVNSLYQFALKYKNELALNQTQIKQIKDESISLDFLKYDWSLNDVSK, from the coding sequence ATGAAGATAAAATATCTGTTAAGTTTGTGCCTGATATTGAGTTTTTACTCAAAAGCACAGGCTGAAGACAATCAAGATTTGCATTTATTATGGGATCAAATTTTAGCTCAGCATGTTGTGAAAATAGCAGGTGGCCATGCAACACAATTTAATTATCAGGCTCTGGCACAGCAACCGGATCGATTGGATCGTTATTTAAATTCGCTATCGGCAGTCAGTCATAAACGTTTTAAGCAATGGCACAAAAATAAACAATTAGCTTTTTTGTTGAATGCTTATAATGCTTTTACCGTAAAATGGATTATTAAGCACTATCCGGTAGATTCTATTCGAGATACCGGCGGCTTTTTTTCGTCGCCTTGGTCTAAAACCTTTATTTCGTTATTAGGGCAAACGGTCAGTTTAGATACAATTGAGCACGAATGGATCCGCGGCAATGGGCAATTTAACGAGCCCAGAATTCATTTTGCGGTTAATTGCGCCAGTGTTGGTTGCCCCGCTCTACGTGAACAAGCTTACCGAGCTGTGCAATTAAATCAACAATTAGAAGCGCAAACGGTGCGCTTTATGTCAGACAGTTCACGTAACTATGCCAAAGGCAAAACCCTTTATTTTTCGTCGATATTTGACTGGTATGACAAGGATTTTGAACAAGGTTGGCAAGGGGTGAATAGCCTCTATCAGTTTGCGTTAAAATACAAAAATGAACTGGCTTTAAATCAAACTCAAATTAAACAAATAAAAGATGAATCTATATCGCTAGATTTTTTAAAATATGATTGGTCTTTAAATGATGTGAGCAAATGA
- a CDS encoding FAD-dependent oxidoreductase, with protein MFKKILLILIIFSAVLGFFHYDLHTLLTLDGLKSSMAEFDQQKAKTPFLVITAFFVFYVLITALSLPGAAILTLAAGALFGLVEGLIIVSFASSIGALLAFLVARFILRNTVKNKFPEKLKAIDEGVKREGAFYLFTLRLVPVFPFFLINLLMGLTAIRSWTFYWVSQVGMLAGTVVYVNAGTQLAELESLSGILSPTLILSFVLLGIFPWLAKGLIALINRQKVYLGYRKPKRYDRNLIVIGAGAGGLVSSYIGAAVKAKVTLVEAGEMGGDCLNYGCVPSKAIIKSAKLAYQQKHADQYGLTPSNAPFSFKNVMQRVHRVISEVAPHDSVERYTNLGVDVQKGYANIIDPWTVEIALNDGSKQTLTSKNIVIATGARPFVPPLPGLDEVGYLTSDTLWQAYAELDEVPKRIVVLGGGPIGCELAQAFARLGSEVTQVEMADRIMLREDPEVSELAEKTLQKSGVNILTGHKAKACRIENGQKVIQLETESGEKNIEFDSLICAVGRSARLEGFGLQALGIETGRTIKTNEYLQTKYPNIFAVGDVVGPYQFTHVAGHQAWYAAVNALFGRFKRFKVDYRVIPWTTFIDPEVARVGLNETQAKEKGIAYEVTRFDLAELDRAIAESSTTGFIKVLTPPGKDTILGVTLVSEYGGDILAEFVLAMKHGLGLNKVLGTIHAYPTWAEVNKYAAGEWKRANAPQTLLNWVEKYHRWMRS; from the coding sequence ATGTTTAAAAAAATATTGTTAATTTTGATTATTTTCAGTGCGGTATTGGGTTTTTTCCATTATGACTTGCACACCTTATTAACCTTAGATGGTTTAAAGTCGTCGATGGCAGAATTTGATCAGCAAAAAGCCAAAACACCGTTTTTAGTTATTACCGCGTTTTTTGTCTTTTATGTCTTAATTACCGCGCTTTCATTACCCGGCGCTGCCATTTTAACGTTAGCGGCAGGTGCCTTATTTGGATTAGTTGAAGGCTTAATTATTGTTTCATTTGCCAGCAGTATTGGTGCGTTATTAGCCTTTTTAGTTGCGCGCTTTATTTTACGAAATACGGTAAAAAATAAATTCCCTGAAAAGCTCAAAGCGATTGATGAAGGGGTAAAAAGAGAAGGAGCTTTTTATTTATTTACGCTGCGTTTAGTGCCTGTATTTCCGTTTTTTTTAATTAACTTGTTAATGGGTTTAACCGCAATTCGCAGCTGGACATTTTATTGGGTCAGTCAGGTAGGTATGTTGGCCGGCACTGTGGTTTATGTTAACGCGGGCACTCAGCTTGCCGAGCTCGAAAGTTTGTCAGGCATTTTGTCGCCCACTTTAATATTGTCGTTTGTTTTATTGGGAATATTTCCGTGGTTGGCTAAAGGATTGATCGCGTTAATAAACCGCCAAAAAGTGTATTTAGGTTATCGTAAACCAAAAAGGTATGACCGAAACTTAATTGTGATTGGTGCGGGCGCGGGTGGTTTAGTCAGCAGCTATATTGGCGCAGCGGTTAAAGCAAAAGTCACCTTAGTTGAAGCGGGCGAAATGGGCGGCGATTGTTTAAATTACGGCTGCGTGCCAAGCAAAGCGATTATTAAGTCTGCTAAATTGGCCTATCAACAAAAACATGCCGACCAATATGGATTAACGCCAAGTAATGCACCATTCTCGTTTAAAAACGTGATGCAAAGAGTCCATCGCGTGATATCAGAGGTAGCACCTCATGATAGTGTAGAACGTTACACTAATTTAGGCGTGGACGTACAAAAGGGTTATGCCAATATTATTGATCCTTGGACGGTTGAAATTGCGCTAAACGATGGCTCAAAACAAACCTTAACCAGTAAAAATATTGTTATCGCCACGGGCGCTCGACCTTTTGTTCCGCCATTACCGGGTTTAGATGAGGTGGGCTATTTAACATCGGATACCTTATGGCAAGCTTATGCTGAACTTGACGAAGTGCCAAAACGCATCGTGGTGTTAGGCGGTGGCCCTATTGGCTGCGAATTAGCGCAAGCCTTTGCTCGATTAGGCAGTGAAGTGACTCAAGTTGAAATGGCTGATCGTATTATGCTGCGTGAAGATCCTGAAGTGTCTGAATTAGCTGAAAAAACACTGCAAAAATCAGGCGTTAATATTTTAACGGGTCATAAAGCAAAGGCTTGCCGTATTGAAAACGGTCAAAAAGTGATTCAGTTAGAAACCGAATCAGGTGAAAAAAATATTGAGTTTGATTCACTCATTTGTGCGGTAGGGCGTTCGGCTCGTTTAGAAGGTTTTGGCTTACAAGCGCTTGGCATAGAGACAGGACGAACCATTAAAACCAATGAATATTTGCAAACCAAATACCCTAATATTTTTGCAGTCGGTGATGTCGTTGGTCCTTATCAGTTTACCCATGTTGCAGGGCATCAGGCTTGGTACGCGGCGGTTAATGCTTTATTTGGTCGCTTTAAAAGATTTAAAGTAGATTACCGAGTGATTCCATGGACCACATTTATTGATCCTGAAGTGGCGCGGGTTGGCTTAAATGAAACGCAAGCCAAAGAAAAAGGCATTGCTTATGAAGTCACGCGTTTTGACCTTGCTGAGTTAGACAGGGCAATCGCCGAAAGCTCAACCACGGGCTTTATAAAAGTATTAACTCCGCCCGGTAAAGACACGATTTTAGGCGTGACTTTAGTCAGTGAATATGGCGGTGATATTTTAGCTGAATTTGTATTAGCGATGAAACACGGTTTAGGGCTAAATAAAGTATTGGGCACTATTCATGCTTACCCTACATGGGCTGAAGTAAATAAATACGCCGCAGGTGAATGGAAGCGCGCGAATGCGCCACAAACATTATTAAACTGGGTAGAAAAATATCACCGTTGGATGCGCAGCTAA
- a CDS encoding TonB-dependent receptor, with amino-acid sequence MQTQKHTFILSILAYTISSTVQAQQVETSSIEVIEVLGSQGGSRLNQKNALVSGPFGEGVSAIEIPRALTSLSQEAMAALNINDLHDVLAVTPNSYAASGFGNPSLPSLRGQLGDLFQDGMRRQAGNNGFGIPLSFNSVEQLDIVKGPAPVLLGTTQRNGGFVNMVSKRAHLKKSFGQLKLSAARWDQYSAQLDYSYAFEPDNKAFRVSYEHQDKGSFYDYSQFISDSFFMAYAQQFDADTSWDINFEVYQVDYTDNAGINRPTQALIDDGLYIQGQGQQPNGSFVPGAGAVISPTGLIKIPRSQVYTHPNDKNDASTYLLHSHYKTVLNNGLSFRNLTYYQYLEREEIAQNSFVEIIDGAHTFENRSELDLHWNLAHISTFALDIRYNNVLGYSQFTTEADNPVDLTGPLSNREIPLTESQKDRLIELRPGVFVSPGGQYDLDNDGVGDFSLSDTTDSKSLQIGLVWQHKAQLSEYLNLDLGYRSDFYDVQAQDPLAPSGVVAAKDETQAWLQSYQASLSYQLSQTFNTYMSYSNNDSTSNSMAGGNVLGGDNLISRQNFATENKLYELGFKYAPFESNWYFDAAIFEQTRSLRNQDGSNTGIKTQGAETQVWHTDESYWFNLSYSYLDARYNDSTSAQETRQISDAFDNSRPDIIQGTAGGSPAYTVFAASNAKVQGIPSQMVSLNGAVWITPKWQLGTSLVYTKSYPLDYLGTVNIRDQHSLNLNTRYRLSDLANIRLDVINASDQENWQPVFEGGYFGATLVMPNEPIHAKVSFEQKF; translated from the coding sequence ATGCAAACACAGAAACACACATTTATCTTATCAATTTTGGCTTATACGATATCGTCGACCGTTCAAGCCCAACAAGTTGAAACCTCAAGTATTGAGGTTATTGAAGTTTTAGGCAGTCAAGGTGGCTCGCGGCTGAACCAAAAAAATGCGCTGGTTTCAGGGCCTTTCGGTGAAGGTGTGAGCGCGATAGAAATTCCAAGAGCTTTGACTAGCTTAAGCCAAGAGGCTATGGCCGCACTTAATATTAATGATTTGCATGATGTTTTAGCGGTAACGCCTAACAGTTATGCTGCTAGTGGGTTTGGTAATCCGAGTTTACCGAGTTTGCGTGGACAATTGGGCGATTTATTTCAAGATGGGATGCGCCGCCAAGCAGGTAATAATGGATTTGGTATTCCTTTATCATTTAATTCGGTTGAGCAATTAGATATTGTAAAAGGGCCTGCGCCTGTATTGCTAGGGACAACGCAGCGTAATGGCGGCTTTGTTAACATGGTTTCAAAACGCGCTCATTTAAAAAAATCCTTTGGTCAGCTTAAATTATCTGCAGCACGTTGGGACCAATACTCAGCTCAGCTGGATTATAGCTATGCTTTTGAGCCGGACAATAAAGCGTTTAGAGTGAGTTATGAACACCAAGATAAAGGCAGTTTTTACGATTACAGCCAATTTATCAGTGATAGTTTTTTTATGGCCTACGCCCAGCAATTTGATGCTGATACCAGTTGGGATATTAATTTTGAAGTTTATCAGGTGGACTATACTGATAATGCGGGCATTAACCGCCCAACCCAGGCATTAATTGATGATGGTTTGTATATTCAAGGGCAAGGTCAGCAACCTAATGGCAGTTTTGTTCCCGGCGCGGGCGCGGTTATTTCACCAACAGGCTTGATTAAAATACCGCGTAGTCAAGTGTATACCCACCCCAATGACAAAAACGATGCAAGCACTTATCTATTACATAGCCATTATAAAACGGTATTAAATAATGGACTTAGCTTTAGAAATTTAACTTATTATCAGTATTTAGAGCGTGAGGAAATTGCACAAAATAGTTTTGTTGAGATTATTGATGGGGCGCATACATTTGAAAATCGAAGTGAATTGGATCTGCATTGGAACTTAGCGCATATTTCAACTTTTGCATTGGATATACGATACAACAATGTACTTGGCTACAGCCAATTTACCACAGAAGCTGATAACCCGGTTGATTTAACCGGGCCTTTATCTAACCGTGAAATTCCGTTAACCGAGTCGCAAAAAGATCGTTTGATTGAATTGCGGCCCGGCGTTTTTGTTTCTCCGGGTGGGCAGTATGATCTTGATAATGATGGAGTAGGCGATTTTTCTTTGTCAGACACGACCGATTCAAAAAGCTTGCAAATTGGCTTAGTTTGGCAACACAAAGCGCAGTTAAGTGAATATTTGAATTTGGACTTGGGTTACCGAAGTGATTTTTATGATGTGCAAGCACAAGACCCCTTGGCGCCATCTGGGGTTGTTGCTGCAAAAGATGAGACTCAAGCATGGTTACAATCTTACCAAGCGAGTTTAAGTTATCAATTATCTCAAACATTTAATACCTACATGAGCTACAGCAATAACGATTCAACTTCAAATAGTATGGCGGGTGGTAATGTTCTCGGGGGCGATAATTTAATTAGTCGTCAAAACTTTGCAACTGAAAACAAATTATACGAACTTGGGTTTAAATATGCACCGTTCGAGTCTAATTGGTATTTTGATGCTGCCATTTTTGAGCAAACCCGTAGTTTAAGAAACCAAGATGGCAGTAATACCGGTATTAAAACACAAGGCGCTGAGACACAAGTTTGGCACACAGATGAAAGTTATTGGTTTAATCTGAGCTATAGTTATTTAGATGCTCGTTATAATGACTCCACCTCAGCACAAGAAACTCGCCAAATATCAGATGCATTTGATAATTCAAGGCCTGATATTATTCAAGGAACGGCTGGCGGTTCACCCGCATACACAGTTTTTGCTGCATCTAATGCTAAAGTTCAGGGCATACCTTCGCAAATGGTGAGTTTAAATGGCGCGGTGTGGATAACGCCTAAATGGCAATTGGGGACATCTTTAGTTTATACAAAGTCTTATCCGTTGGATTATCTCGGAACAGTCAATATTCGTGATCAACATAGTCTTAATTTAAATACCCGTTATCGGCTAAGTGATTTAGCAAATATTCGTTTAGATGTGATTAACGCAAGTGATCAAGAAAACTGGCAGCCTGTTTTTGAAGGGGGTTATTTTGGCGCAACCTTAGTGATGCCCAATGAGCCTATTCACGCCAAAGTGAGTTTTGAACAAAAATTTTAA